From a region of the Paenibacillus sp. FSL R10-2734 genome:
- a CDS encoding sensor histidine kinase codes for MNKRRRHKYVPIGYKLMLTYMFFIIIPISLIGFVSHSMYNESLREHINTNIKGTLLQIRDNIDYKMDEVTRISTQLYSDFDFYRNLRSYEEGWENYDRMSKKVLPKLDVAIQSTGIKVGMSLFLKNESIPEIYSNSLEGYLDNSSFYHLYHMKRIEGKSWYYDFPTEKYAETMKWWQIESDVENNRISLLRRLIDTYEPLKPKEIGFLRINVRIPDLFDSVNYTKIGKGSNLIIKNEFGKTMYQSGELPENYTNEAELNKNYLTIKETVMVANQAWQLVALVPIAILEKDAMKVRLFIILMCLICCVVFSFVGIFISRYFSIRINKFVYVLNAYREGDLHKRIKYRGKDEFSQIATALNDMGENIDMLIKEVYLTQLQKKEAELEILQSQINPHFLYNTLSSIIQLAKFGQNEKLQKMVLELAKFYRLTLNEGRTMIPVPTEIEQANAYLEIQKIKYGDRLEVMFDFDTAIWPYETIKLILQPFIENVLKHAWCGDHIHLRIVGRMEGDNILFRIIDDGIGIRQERIDQIFDSKGHTNTGYGVRNVDQRIKLQYGPEYGVTIFSRVGIGTSVQILIPAKKRK; via the coding sequence ATGAACAAACGAAGAAGACATAAGTACGTGCCGATTGGGTATAAATTAATGCTGACCTATATGTTTTTTATTATTATTCCCATATCCCTGATCGGGTTCGTCTCTCATTCCATGTATAATGAATCATTGCGAGAGCATATCAATACGAATATTAAAGGAACGTTATTGCAGATTCGTGACAATATTGATTATAAAATGGACGAAGTTACTCGAATTTCAACGCAATTATATAGTGATTTTGATTTCTATCGGAATCTACGAAGCTATGAGGAAGGCTGGGAAAATTACGATCGGATGTCTAAAAAGGTACTTCCGAAGCTGGACGTTGCTATTCAATCTACAGGCATAAAGGTTGGAATGTCGCTATTCTTAAAGAATGAATCGATCCCTGAGATCTATTCGAATTCGCTTGAGGGCTATCTCGATAATAGTAGCTTTTATCATCTTTACCACATGAAGCGGATTGAGGGGAAGTCGTGGTATTATGATTTTCCAACTGAAAAATACGCTGAAACTATGAAATGGTGGCAGATTGAGAGCGATGTAGAGAATAATCGCATCTCGTTGCTCCGTAGATTAATTGATACATACGAACCTCTTAAGCCAAAGGAGATTGGGTTCCTGCGGATTAATGTAAGAATTCCAGATCTATTTGACAGTGTCAATTATACGAAGATAGGAAAAGGTAGTAATCTAATTATAAAAAACGAGTTCGGAAAAACGATGTATCAATCGGGTGAACTACCGGAGAACTATACTAATGAAGCCGAGTTAAATAAGAATTACCTGACGATTAAAGAAACGGTTATGGTTGCTAACCAAGCATGGCAATTAGTCGCGCTTGTTCCGATTGCAATCCTTGAAAAGGATGCAATGAAGGTACGTCTGTTTATTATTTTAATGTGTCTAATATGTTGTGTAGTCTTTAGCTTCGTGGGCATATTTATCTCCCGTTATTTTTCGATTCGGATTAATAAGTTCGTATATGTGCTTAATGCCTATCGGGAAGGTGATCTTCACAAACGTATTAAATATCGAGGTAAGGATGAATTCTCTCAAATAGCAACCGCGCTGAATGATATGGGTGAGAATATCGATATGTTGATTAAAGAGGTATATTTGACGCAGCTTCAGAAGAAGGAAGCAGAGCTTGAAATCCTACAATCGCAAATTAATCCACATTTCCTGTACAATACTTTGTCGTCTATTATTCAATTAGCCAAGTTTGGTCAAAATGAGAAGCTGCAGAAGATGGTACTGGAATTAGCGAAGTTTTATCGCCTAACGCTTAATGAAGGACGTACGATGATTCCGGTTCCAACTGAAATTGAGCAAGCAAACGCATATTTAGAAATTCAGAAAATTAAATACGGCGACCGCTTGGAGGTTATGTTTGATTTTGATACAGCGATCTGGCCTTATGAGACGATTAAACTGATTCTACAACCATTTATCGAGAACGTGCTGAAGCATGCTTGGTGCGGCGATCACATTCATCTACGCATTGTTGGCCGTATGGAGGGCGATAATATTCTGTTCCGTATCATTGATGATGGTATAGGGATCAGGCAGGAACGTATTGATCAAATCTTTGATTCTAAGGGTCACACAAACACAGGTTATGGGGTACGTAATGTGGATCAGCGTATTAAACTGCAATATGGACCGGAGTATGGCGTAACTATTTTTAGTCGTGTTGGAATTGGCACTTCGGTTCAAATCCTGATCCCTGCCAAGAAAAGAAAGTAA
- a CDS encoding response regulator: MYNVLLVDDEMLDLEGMRQFIPWKELGMEVVETANNAFTACDILEQRVIDIIVSDVNMPNMSGLELARIAIEKKKDIRVIFVSGYQDFSYVKQALSLKAYSYVLKPMDDNELIAALQKVRQDLDDERKRRDVEEAYQHMIPMAKNDLLIRLFEGEWEGESQAGMLTLVKSYGLDKLEWPIRVAVLELDYFNWLQGQDNLSKHQMAKDFLYEVNRIGQKHGMPHCYKVSSYRIALLVNEKEMDKFFEDIYALIRAKFPVTMTVGVGKPTFAMEQVHISYRQAMEAVDGKMFIGKGNLIMYETVSSEPGMIDARMLDTRMDTLFKAMKEYELVLIYDEIDKLFRSVSSLRSKFTIHNLAMYIIWKLDQQLKDVSEDLFEILGMEIHSLDVLHQFDTISDIRSWLVLKTFEISEYLRSKSDSVNHKLIREIIQTMKDRMSDNFTLKDIAQQFSFSPNYLGYLFKEETGKTFSEVLNQLRMEQAGKLLKDPKCKIYEIASQVGYRYLPYFSKQFKEAYGMTPMEYRKRDK, translated from the coding sequence ATGTACAACGTATTATTAGTAGACGATGAGATGCTGGATCTAGAAGGTATGAGACAATTCATTCCTTGGAAAGAGCTTGGTATGGAAGTTGTGGAGACAGCGAATAACGCATTTACTGCGTGCGATATTTTAGAACAGCGTGTTATTGATATTATCGTTAGTGATGTGAATATGCCGAATATGTCGGGTCTAGAGCTGGCCAGAATTGCCATAGAGAAAAAAAAGGATATACGTGTGATCTTTGTAAGCGGTTACCAAGATTTCAGCTATGTTAAGCAAGCGCTGTCACTAAAGGCATATAGTTATGTCCTTAAGCCAATGGATGACAATGAACTCATTGCTGCACTTCAGAAAGTAAGGCAGGATTTGGACGATGAACGTAAACGTCGTGACGTCGAAGAAGCCTATCAGCATATGATTCCTATGGCTAAAAATGATTTGTTGATACGCTTGTTTGAAGGGGAATGGGAGGGGGAGAGCCAGGCTGGAATGTTGACGCTTGTTAAATCATACGGTCTAGATAAGCTGGAATGGCCTATTCGTGTAGCCGTCTTGGAGCTTGACTATTTCAACTGGCTACAAGGACAGGATAATCTTTCAAAACATCAAATGGCCAAGGACTTTCTTTATGAAGTGAATAGAATTGGTCAGAAGCATGGTATGCCACATTGCTACAAGGTATCGTCCTATCGGATCGCGTTATTGGTAAACGAAAAGGAAATGGATAAGTTTTTTGAAGATATTTACGCCTTGATTCGCGCGAAGTTCCCAGTGACAATGACCGTGGGTGTTGGTAAACCAACGTTTGCAATGGAACAAGTCCACATTTCCTATCGACAAGCAATGGAAGCTGTGGACGGAAAGATGTTTATTGGCAAAGGCAATCTTATTATGTATGAAACCGTAAGTAGCGAGCCTGGAATGATCGATGCTCGTATGCTAGATACCCGCATGGATACGCTGTTTAAAGCGATGAAAGAATATGAGTTAGTTCTTATTTATGATGAGATCGACAAGCTGTTCCGCTCTGTAAGTAGTTTAAGATCCAAATTCACTATTCATAATCTGGCAATGTATATCATTTGGAAGCTGGATCAGCAGTTGAAAGATGTGAGTGAGGATTTATTTGAGATTTTAGGTATGGAGATACATAGTTTAGATGTTCTACACCAATTCGATACGATCAGTGATATACGCTCGTGGCTTGTACTCAAAACGTTTGAGATCTCCGAGTACCTGCGTAGTAAATCAGATTCAGTGAACCATAAATTGATTAGAGAAATCATCCAAACGATGAAGGACAGGATGAGTGATAACTTTACGCTTAAAGATATTGCACAGCAGTTCTCTTTCTCACCGAACTATTTAGGTTATCTATTCAAAGAGGAGACAGGGAAAACGTTCAGTGAAGTACTCAATCAGCTTCGAATGGAACAAGCAGGCAAGCTTTTGAAAGATCCGAAGTGTAAAATCTATGAAATCGCGAGCCAAGTAGGCTATCGTTATCTCCCTTACTTCAGTAAACAGTTCAAAGAGGCATATGGTATGACACCTATGGAGTATCGTAAGCGCGACAAGTGA
- a CDS encoding extracellular solute-binding protein — protein sequence MLLGMMSTLLLTTVVAGCGGGNNSSAPAATAEPAKEGGTAVNTAATEAPAADLYELGKEPLEVSFYGNYGWYQMPKWGKDAASKWILDNLKINVTGISSGGNNAQKLQTMIVGNELPDIVWTEKGADVERLRQADMLVPLDEYIDKYPNFKKYLTAGHLELLRSPDGKIYQLPNYYTTQPNGNAGYAINKKIYKELGSPKLETTDDLYAYLNAVKAKFPDVIPFETGLAKDGNGIDQLFSSFKENNLSYTRIYAVPDGDKMASIYKDEGFRESVVFGAKLMREKLMTQDANTQTEDQIREKAMNGKFAVIATFDPMKLLATADEEMKKNNPEDGYMFIKPIYKPGLDQSKITPGTYNQLGWNVATITKNAKNPEAVFAMLDWMTGAEGSMVLNWGPPGPDAYWDGFEADGLTPKFNKDKYLNEPEALSEISGKAGDLVWVGNTVFLDNTKKMMLQTLPADKIDFSNRWQMEVTWASQGDFTEFLNWDPAPDSEEGIIRQSVRDIWLTARAKSMYAKTDAEALAILDKAHDDSMKVGYEKFLDYVTKVWTENKKALGK from the coding sequence ATGCTTCTCGGTATGATGTCTACCTTGCTATTGACGACTGTGGTGGCAGGCTGTGGCGGCGGCAACAATTCAAGCGCTCCAGCTGCAACTGCTGAACCAGCGAAAGAAGGAGGGACAGCTGTTAACACAGCAGCAACTGAAGCTCCAGCGGCAGACTTGTATGAGTTAGGGAAAGAACCGCTTGAAGTATCTTTCTACGGGAACTACGGCTGGTATCAAATGCCGAAATGGGGCAAAGATGCTGCCTCCAAATGGATATTAGATAATTTGAAAATCAATGTTACTGGAATTAGCTCTGGTGGTAATAACGCTCAAAAGCTGCAAACGATGATCGTTGGTAACGAGCTACCTGATATTGTGTGGACGGAGAAAGGTGCTGACGTAGAGCGTCTTCGTCAAGCGGATATGCTAGTTCCTTTGGATGAATACATTGATAAATATCCAAACTTTAAAAAGTACTTAACAGCTGGACATTTGGAATTGCTTCGTTCCCCTGATGGGAAAATCTATCAGCTGCCGAATTACTATACAACACAACCTAACGGAAATGCTGGTTATGCTATCAATAAGAAGATTTACAAAGAACTCGGTTCTCCTAAGCTAGAGACTACGGATGATTTGTATGCTTACTTAAATGCAGTTAAAGCAAAGTTCCCTGACGTTATACCGTTCGAGACAGGCTTAGCGAAAGATGGTAACGGTATTGATCAGTTGTTCTCCTCTTTTAAAGAGAATAACCTTTCGTATACTAGAATATACGCAGTTCCTGATGGCGACAAAATGGCTTCCATTTACAAAGATGAAGGTTTCCGTGAGTCCGTTGTTTTTGGTGCCAAATTAATGCGTGAGAAACTAATGACACAGGATGCGAATACCCAAACAGAAGACCAAATCAGAGAGAAAGCGATGAATGGCAAGTTTGCTGTTATTGCGACTTTCGATCCGATGAAGCTGCTCGCTACTGCTGACGAAGAGATGAAGAAGAACAATCCGGAAGATGGTTATATGTTTATTAAACCAATCTACAAACCGGGCTTGGATCAAAGTAAGATTACTCCAGGAACGTACAATCAGTTAGGCTGGAACGTTGCTACAATCACTAAAAACGCTAAAAATCCTGAAGCTGTGTTCGCTATGCTTGACTGGATGACAGGTGCAGAAGGTTCGATGGTGCTTAACTGGGGTCCTCCAGGACCAGACGCTTATTGGGATGGATTTGAAGCAGATGGACTTACTCCTAAATTTAATAAAGATAAATATCTAAATGAGCCAGAAGCATTGTCTGAAATTAGCGGCAAGGCTGGTGACTTGGTATGGGTAGGAAACACGGTTTTCTTGGATAATACGAAGAAAATGATGTTGCAAACCCTTCCAGCTGACAAGATTGACTTTAGTAACCGTTGGCAGATGGAAGTAACATGGGCTTCGCAAGGTGACTTTACGGAGTTCCTAAATTGGGATCCGGCTCCAGACAGTGAAGAAGGTATTATCAGACAAAGCGTCAGAGATATCTGGCTGACAGCTAGAGCGAAATCAATGTATGCAAAAACTGATGCTGAAGCTTTAGCCATTCTTGATAAAGCACATGATGATTCCATGAAGGTTGGATATGAGAAATTCCTTGATTATGTTACAAAAGTATGGACTGAGAACAAAAAAGCTTTAGGAAAATAA
- a CDS encoding carbohydrate ABC transporter permease yields the protein MKRTNIGDRIFIGFIYVFLTLLAFSAFYPFWNSLVISFNEGMDTSKGGITFWVREFTLENYKIVFEDSRLMGGFVIATLRTVVGTVTAILATSIFAYGMSKRELMGRKYYMIMCIITMYFGGGLIPSYMLIRSLGLFNSFWVFIIPALVSVWNMIIFRTFFQGLPQGLEESAKIDGCGYWGTFLRIVLPLSGPVIATLSLFTAVNHWNEWFVASIYITKEELMPIQTILRQILFSNIASEQLSNVDASSIAHINSAKKITSKSLTMATIMVATIPIVCVYPFLQRFFVKGVLVGSLKE from the coding sequence ATGAAACGTACTAACATAGGAGACCGAATATTTATTGGATTCATATATGTGTTCTTGACCTTACTAGCATTCTCTGCGTTTTATCCATTTTGGAATTCACTTGTGATTTCTTTTAATGAGGGAATGGATACTTCCAAAGGTGGAATTACTTTCTGGGTCCGAGAGTTCACGCTTGAGAATTATAAGATCGTATTTGAAGATTCTCGTTTAATGGGTGGATTCGTTATTGCTACATTGCGAACGGTAGTTGGTACAGTAACAGCGATATTGGCCACTTCGATATTTGCTTATGGGATGTCGAAGCGTGAATTAATGGGTCGCAAATACTACATGATTATGTGTATCATTACAATGTATTTCGGAGGGGGACTCATTCCGTCATACATGCTAATCAGAAGCTTAGGTCTCTTCAACTCATTTTGGGTGTTTATTATTCCCGCACTAGTTAGTGTATGGAATATGATCATATTTCGCACCTTCTTTCAAGGTCTTCCACAAGGCTTGGAGGAGTCAGCGAAGATTGATGGCTGCGGTTACTGGGGAACTTTTCTTCGCATCGTACTTCCACTGTCCGGCCCTGTTATCGCAACGTTATCTTTGTTCACAGCAGTAAATCATTGGAATGAGTGGTTCGTAGCGAGTATTTACATTACGAAAGAGGAGTTAATGCCGATTCAGACCATCTTGAGACAGATATTGTTCTCTAATATTGCTTCAGAACAGCTGTCTAATGTAGATGCAAGTTCCATTGCGCATATTAACTCTGCCAAGAAAATAACGTCGAAGTCATTAACGATGGCTACGATCATGGTTGCAACCATTCCGATTGTATGTGTGTATCCATTCCTACAGAGATTCTTCGTTAAAGGGGTCTTAGTCGGATCATTGAAAGAGTAG
- a CDS encoding ABC transporter permease subunit: MANASVAPDKTSRPNLDKQRTSGIRRFFKQIDLQLMVLPALVLVFIFAYIPMYGILIAFQDYKLGNSFISSDWVGLKHFIYFFNAPEFEVVMKNTIIISLLKFCFGFPAPIILALMLNEVRKMFFKRVIQTVTYLPHFLSWVVIGSMVTSMLSVDNGSINMLLEKLKFIDEPINFLSMTEYFWGILVTTNVWKEIGFASIVYLAAIAGIDPHLYEAASMDGASRFKQIYLITLPSIMPVVIIFMILAIGNLVNAGFEDILILASNPALREVSDSVDVYVVRVGIDNFRYSYATAIGLFKAVISVTLLTFANFIARRAGNSLW; the protein is encoded by the coding sequence ATGGCGAACGCAAGCGTCGCACCAGACAAGACATCAAGACCGAATCTCGACAAGCAAAGAACTAGTGGGATAAGACGCTTTTTTAAGCAAATAGATCTACAGCTTATGGTATTGCCAGCACTCGTTCTAGTTTTTATTTTTGCCTATATCCCCATGTACGGTATTCTTATAGCTTTTCAAGATTACAAGTTAGGTAATAGCTTTATTAGCAGTGATTGGGTTGGATTAAAGCACTTTATTTACTTCTTTAATGCTCCTGAATTTGAAGTGGTTATGAAAAATACAATCATAATCAGCTTACTGAAATTCTGTTTTGGATTTCCTGCACCGATTATTTTAGCGTTAATGCTGAATGAAGTTCGTAAGATGTTCTTCAAACGGGTTATTCAGACAGTTACATACTTGCCTCACTTCTTATCTTGGGTGGTTATCGGCTCAATGGTTACATCGATGCTATCCGTAGATAACGGCAGTATAAATATGCTGCTTGAGAAATTGAAATTTATTGATGAACCGATTAACTTCCTTTCGATGACAGAATATTTCTGGGGCATTCTAGTTACAACCAATGTATGGAAGGAAATTGGGTTTGCCTCAATCGTCTACTTAGCCGCCATTGCTGGTATTGACCCGCATTTATACGAAGCTGCTTCGATGGATGGTGCAAGTCGCTTTAAACAGATATATTTGATTACGTTGCCTTCCATTATGCCAGTTGTAATCATCTTTATGATTCTGGCAATCGGTAATCTGGTGAATGCAGGATTTGAAGATATTTTGATCCTTGCTTCCAATCCGGCTCTACGAGAGGTATCAGATTCAGTTGATGTATATGTTGTACGTGTCGGTATAGATAACTTCAGGTACTCCTATGCGACTGCTATCGGATTGTTCAAGGCCGTTATCAGTGTGACATTACTTACCTTTGCAAATTTCATTGCCAGAAGAGCAGGAAACAGCTTGTGGTAA